A single region of the Ignavibacteriota bacterium genome encodes:
- a CDS encoding DUF2200 domain-containing protein, translated as MDNTRVFKMTFASIYPLYVQKVEKKGRTKAELDTVIFWLTGYNKKTLQQQIDKKNDLETFFAKAPQMNPNISKITGVICGYRVEEIEDKLIQKIRYMDKLVDELAKGKTMEKILRK; from the coding sequence ATGGATAATACAAGAGTATTTAAAATGACTTTCGCGAGCATCTATCCTCTCTATGTACAAAAAGTCGAGAAAAAGGGGCGAACAAAAGCGGAACTGGATACCGTTATTTTTTGGCTCACAGGTTATAATAAAAAAACCTTGCAGCAACAGATTGACAAGAAAAATGATTTGGAAACCTTTTTCGCCAAAGCGCCACAAATGAATCCCAATATTTCAAAAATTACAGGAGTAATTTGTGGATATCGTGTCGAAGAAATCGAAGACAAACTCATACAAAAGATTCGTTACATGGATAAGTTGGTTGATGAATTGGCAAAAGGAAAAACAATGGAGAAGATTTTAAGGAAATAA
- a CDS encoding glutamate racemase produces MIDYKLEQAKPIGVFDSGIGGLTVVRALMRQLPHENIVYFGDTARVPYGSKSPETVREYAVQDTEFLISKNVKMIVIACNTVSSVAVDVVQKRAKIPVVGVIVPGAKSASEATKNNRIGVIGTVGTVKSNAYTNAIRLENPKATVTSQACPLFVPLAEEGWLEHKATEMIAKEYLFPLKLAKIDTLVLGCTHYPILTDVIEKVFDNSVTLIDSGVATAVEVERVLDEKNLKNTSKHKANLQFFVSDIPHKFTEVGERFLGQKLGRVRKAEGYF; encoded by the coding sequence ATGATTGATTACAAACTCGAGCAAGCAAAGCCCATCGGTGTATTCGATTCGGGCATTGGCGGACTGACTGTCGTACGTGCTTTAATGCGACAACTACCGCATGAAAACATCGTTTATTTCGGTGATACTGCTCGTGTGCCGTACGGTTCGAAGTCACCGGAAACTGTTCGTGAGTATGCAGTTCAGGACACTGAGTTTCTCATCAGCAAGAATGTGAAAATGATTGTGATTGCTTGCAATACGGTGTCATCCGTTGCAGTAGATGTTGTGCAGAAGCGGGCAAAAATTCCTGTTGTCGGCGTGATTGTTCCTGGCGCAAAGTCAGCATCGGAAGCGACGAAGAATAATCGTATCGGCGTCATCGGAACAGTCGGAACTGTGAAGAGTAACGCGTACACGAATGCGATTCGATTGGAAAATCCGAAAGCAACGGTAACATCGCAAGCATGCCCGCTCTTTGTTCCGCTTGCGGAAGAAGGCTGGCTTGAACACAAAGCAACAGAGATGATTGCAAAAGAATATCTGTTTCCGCTCAAGTTGGCAAAGATTGATACGCTCGTGCTTGGTTGTACACATTACCCGATTCTCACGGATGTTATTGAGAAAGTATTTGATAATTCTGTAACGCTGATTGACTCTGGCGTTGCAACTGCTGTTGAAGTCGAACGCGTACTGGATGAAAAGAATCTGAAAAACACAAGCAAACACAAAGCGAACCTGCAATTCTTCGTAAGCGATATTCCACACAAGTTCACAGAAGTCGGAGAACGATTTCTCGGACAGAAACTAGGACGTGTACGGAAAGCGGAAGGGTACTTTTGA
- a CDS encoding 4a-hydroxytetrahydrobiopterin dehydratase, whose product MTKTLSDKDIISNLNKIKGWKLVNGEITKTFVLQDFIHAMGFVNSVALLAEKANHHPDIDIRWNKVTLTLCTHSAGGLTEKDFMLAKEIETL is encoded by the coding sequence ATGACAAAAACATTATCAGATAAAGACATCATATCCAATCTTAATAAAATAAAAGGTTGGAAACTTGTGAATGGAGAAATCACGAAGACATTTGTGTTACAAGATTTCATTCATGCGATGGGATTTGTGAACTCGGTTGCATTGCTTGCTGAGAAGGCAAATCACCATCCCGATATTGACATTCGATGGAACAAAGTTACACTGACACTCTGCACGCATAGTGCTGGTGGATTAACAGAAAAAGATTTTATGTTAGCAAAAGAAATAGAAACACTATGA
- a CDS encoding tetratricopeptide repeat protein, whose amino-acid sequence MTQSRLQALQQFLEREPNDSFTRYALAMEYVSLKDIPQAITNLKELLEHDSAYISAYHQLGNLYQTIGKPLEAVKALEKGIELADHLGEIHAQKEMQELLDDIVDSEL is encoded by the coding sequence ATGACTCAATCAAGATTACAAGCGTTACAACAATTTCTCGAGCGGGAACCGAATGATTCGTTCACACGGTACGCGCTCGCGATGGAATATGTCTCGTTGAAAGATATTCCCCAGGCAATTACGAATCTCAAAGAACTGCTTGAACACGATTCAGCATATATCTCCGCGTATCACCAACTCGGAAATTTATATCAGACAATTGGCAAACCGCTTGAGGCAGTGAAAGCATTGGAAAAAGGAATCGAACTTGCAGACCACCTTGGCGAGATTCACGCTCAAAAAGAAATGCAAGAATTGCTTGATGATATTGTTGATTCGGAACTATGA
- a CDS encoding orotate phosphoribosyltransferase — MTKETILSIFKQTEALLEGHFQLTSGLHSPVYFQCAKVLQYPEYATSLCSEIVQYFRTQKIDVVIAPAIGGVVVSQEVGRQLNVRTIFAERKDKTMELRRGFFIKPNEHVLVCEDVITTGGSVQEVIEIVKREQANVVGVASIVDRSNGKATFPNFHPVLTMEAITYQPEGCPLCTQGIPVEKPGSRKVIL; from the coding sequence ATGACGAAGGAAACCATCCTTTCAATCTTCAAACAAACCGAGGCGTTGCTGGAAGGTCATTTTCAATTGACATCGGGATTGCACAGCCCTGTTTATTTTCAATGTGCGAAAGTGCTTCAGTATCCTGAATATGCTACATCGCTTTGCTCTGAGATCGTTCAATATTTTCGTACTCAAAAAATTGATGTTGTCATCGCACCGGCAATTGGCGGCGTTGTCGTTTCTCAAGAGGTGGGCCGTCAATTAAATGTTCGGACGATATTTGCGGAACGAAAAGATAAGACAATGGAACTCCGACGCGGGTTTTTCATCAAACCAAATGAACATGTTCTTGTATGTGAAGATGTCATTACCACTGGCGGCTCTGTTCAAGAAGTCATTGAAATTGTAAAACGAGAGCAGGCAAATGTTGTTGGTGTTGCTTCGATTGTAGATAGAAGCAACGGGAAAGCAACATTTCCAAACTTCCACCCTGTTCTGACAATGGAAGCGATTACGTATCAACCCGAAGGTTGCCCACTTTGTACGCAAGGAATTCCTGTCGAAAAGCCCGGAAGCAGAAAAGTAATTTTATAG
- a CDS encoding mechanosensitive ion channel, which produces MFENHTLEHLLYAVAIIIASAIVGRTIKFLLNTLFIKLFKHTETSLDDRLLEVFRGRVTTLSIIGGIYIAIREVKKGLTAENIAALQSLDYLSIALFIFLVFVLTRLAIKIVQSTFDWYLDEVSRKTHAVITPAIAPLTTKILNILLFMIAGMIVLDHFGINIGSFLVSLGVGSLAVALAAQETVANMIAGFVILIDQPFRIGDRIKLPSGDEGDVVQIGLRSTRILNYDSNLVVIPNGELVKNRIINYSLPETNIRVVVEVGVAYGTNIERAKQLLLETATAQKHIAQEPTPVVFVTTLGDSSIILKLIAGTSDFKNKFPIEAAIRETIYSRFTEERIEIPLPQRVVHMKTS; this is translated from the coding sequence ATGTTTGAAAATCACACATTAGAACATCTACTGTACGCAGTTGCAATCATCATTGCTTCTGCGATTGTTGGAAGAACCATCAAGTTTCTCCTCAATACTCTTTTCATCAAACTGTTCAAGCATACCGAAACAAGTTTAGATGACAGATTGCTGGAAGTGTTTCGAGGTAGAGTAACGACACTTAGTATTATCGGTGGTATATACATCGCAATCAGAGAAGTCAAGAAGGGATTGACGGCAGAAAACATTGCCGCTTTGCAATCACTTGATTACCTGAGTATTGCGCTTTTCATCTTTCTCGTTTTCGTTCTCACACGGCTTGCAATAAAGATTGTTCAGTCAACGTTCGATTGGTATCTCGATGAAGTCTCACGCAAAACGCACGCAGTCATAACGCCTGCAATCGCGCCTCTCACAACAAAGATTCTGAACATTCTCCTGTTTATGATTGCAGGAATGATAGTCCTCGACCATTTCGGGATTAACATCGGAAGTTTTCTTGTTTCGCTTGGCGTTGGTTCATTGGCAGTTGCGCTTGCCGCTCAGGAAACTGTTGCGAATATGATTGCCGGATTTGTCATTTTGATTGACCAACCATTCCGTATCGGTGACAGAATCAAACTTCCTTCGGGCGATGAAGGAGATGTTGTCCAAATCGGATTAAGAAGCACACGCATTTTGAATTACGATAGTAACCTCGTTGTGATTCCAAACGGCGAGTTGGTAAAAAATAGAATCATCAATTATTCTCTGCCGGAAACTAACATTCGTGTTGTGGTTGAAGTCGGTGTTGCTTATGGAACAAACATAGAACGGGCGAAACAACTTTTACTTGAAACTGCAACGGCACAGAAACACATTGCTCAAGAACCAACTCCGGTTGTATTTGTAACAACTTTAGGCGATTCATCAATCATACTAAAACTGATTGCTGGTACTTCAGATTTCAAAAATAAATTTCCGATTGAAGCGGCTATCCGGGAAACAATTTATTCTCGTTTTACAGAAGAAAGAATTGAAATTCCCCTGCCTCAGCGTGTCGTTCACATGAAAACCTCATGA
- a CDS encoding NUDIX hydrolase, with the protein MNLKLLKRNLIHQGRVFNTIVDDVEYPSGRTSIREVAEHPGGAVALAMFPDRKIILIKQHRYPIDKFLWELPAGKLEKGEEPLACVKRELEEESGYSASEWKKITTIYTTPGFCDEQLHLYLATNLTKLPDGRRLEEGEQTMTMEIVPLEQAVDMIHRAEIVDAKTIIAILLGEKFIG; encoded by the coding sequence ATGAACCTGAAACTGCTCAAACGTAACCTTATTCATCAGGGAAGAGTATTCAATACGATTGTTGATGATGTTGAATATCCGTCGGGGAGAACATCTATTCGTGAAGTCGCCGAGCATCCCGGTGGTGCAGTTGCACTTGCCATGTTTCCTGATAGGAAAATTATTCTCATCAAACAACATCGTTACCCAATTGATAAATTCTTGTGGGAACTTCCCGCCGGCAAACTTGAAAAAGGTGAAGAACCTCTTGCCTGTGTAAAACGGGAACTTGAGGAAGAATCAGGCTACTCTGCCTCTGAATGGAAGAAGATAACTACCATTTACACCACGCCCGGCTTCTGCGATGAACAACTTCACCTCTACCTGGCTACTAATCTCACCAAACTACCCGATGGAAGAAGACTTGAAGAAGGCGAGCAAACAATGACAATGGAAATTGTTCCTCTCGAACAAGCGGTTGATATGATTCATCGGGCGGAAATAGTTGATGCGAAAACTATCATCGCAATTCTGCTTGGGGAGAAGTTCATTGGTTAG
- a CDS encoding nucleotidyl transferase AbiEii/AbiGii toxin family protein, producing MAVINRWSPMKWHSQVLSKSTLHCLDYFCTQRWLTRSTWYLAGGTGLAMQTGHRISVDLDFFTRAKSFSSQRLINHFPPHLWETTLIDKETIYGNLFQCKVSFLSYPVFIPQYPFLKYNKIQVLDARDIALMKIIAVSQRGKKRDFIDLYWICNNLLSLQTLLEQLPKQFPHGISSIHHILKSLTYFEDAESDPMPKINFKSDWKSIKKFFCTEVRNLSRNLLRLS from the coding sequence ATGGCTGTTATTAACAGATGGTCGCCGATGAAGTGGCACAGTCAAGTACTTTCCAAATCCACTTTACATTGCCTGGATTATTTTTGTACACAACGGTGGTTAACCCGTTCAACATGGTATCTCGCAGGCGGTACTGGATTAGCAATGCAGACCGGGCATCGCATTTCAGTTGATCTTGACTTTTTTACACGTGCAAAATCTTTTTCTTCTCAACGATTAATCAACCATTTCCCTCCCCATCTTTGGGAGACAACGTTGATTGATAAAGAGACGATTTACGGAAATCTGTTTCAGTGCAAGGTCAGTTTTCTTTCTTACCCTGTTTTTATTCCGCAGTATCCGTTCCTCAAATACAACAAGATACAAGTACTCGATGCCCGGGACATCGCCTTAATGAAAATTATTGCTGTCAGCCAGAGAGGAAAAAAACGAGATTTTATCGACCTCTATTGGATTTGCAATAATCTTCTTTCATTACAAACTCTCCTCGAACAATTGCCAAAGCAATTCCCGCACGGAATTTCATCCATTCATCACATACTAAAAAGTCTTACGTATTTTGAAGATGCTGAAAGTGACCCGATGCCAAAAATAAATTTCAAATCTGATTGGAAGAGTATTAAAAAATTTTTTTGCACTGAGGTGCGAAATCTCTCCCGGAACTTACTACGGTTATCATAA